The following proteins come from a genomic window of Peptoniphilus equinus:
- a CDS encoding pyridoxamine 5'-phosphate oxidase family protein, giving the protein MRRHDREVTDSVVIDNLIRECETIRIGLRDGERVYIVPLDFGFEHNTERVFYFHGAGEGRKVSLIEATGYAAFEMDLGHRVYGEDTACSYGAAFQSVIGEGKIEMLHDLEEKRRGLIAIMEKATGKSDWTFEPGRVERTAVIKLTVTDISCKIHN; this is encoded by the coding sequence ATGAGAAGACATGATAGGGAGGTCACGGACTCGGTCGTTATCGACAACTTGATTCGTGAGTGCGAGACGATTCGCATCGGACTGCGAGATGGGGAGCGGGTTTATATAGTGCCCCTGGACTTCGGGTTTGAACATAACACTGAGAGGGTCTTTTATTTTCACGGTGCCGGCGAAGGGCGCAAGGTGTCCCTGATTGAAGCGACAGGTTATGCGGCTTTTGAAATGGATTTAGGGCACCGTGTTTACGGTGAGGACACGGCCTGTTCTTATGGTGCGGCTTTTCAGTCAGTCATTGGTGAGGGCAAAATTGAGATGCTTCACGACCTGGAGGAAAAGCGCCGCGGCTTGATAGCGATTATGGAAAAGGCGACAGGCAAATCCGACTGGACATTTGAACCCGGTCGTGTGGAACGCACCGCAGTGATTAAGCTTACCGTCACGGATATTTCCTGTAAAATTCACAATTGA
- a CDS encoding aromatic ring-hydroxylating oxygenase subunit alpha, whose translation MISNMWYAIAASSQVKAGYITTLRRLSKDLALYRDPRGALHCVYDMCAHRGASFERGKVCNDGIKCPFHGIEYNTKGQATLIPSDGKANPKNLSRFHLTTFPVIEVDEIIYLWYGKGEPSPSPRPLPHIGNMAYDEIQVPWTTHYSRVIENQLDVSHLPFVHHNTIGKGNKTLVNGPKFVFESPNEMIHSANNAVDHGQLPKSNEDAAIRSTYMTFRWPNTWVNHISDKLNIMAYFVPVDDENTLLCLRFYNRFTGLEALDRLIAKFGSIGNRVVQNQDRVIVQTQRPKRSDLKINENLVQADRPIIEYRKRRAELIAAADETSEKSPQAAKPSEHDA comes from the coding sequence ATGATTTCAAATATGTGGTACGCCATTGCTGCGTCGTCTCAAGTAAAAGCCGGTTACATCACCACGCTTCGGCGACTTTCAAAAGATCTTGCTCTCTACCGGGATCCAAGGGGTGCTTTGCACTGCGTCTACGATATGTGTGCGCACCGCGGTGCCAGCTTCGAACGCGGCAAGGTATGTAACGATGGCATTAAATGTCCTTTCCACGGCATTGAATACAACACCAAGGGGCAAGCCACGCTCATCCCCAGCGACGGCAAGGCCAACCCTAAAAATCTCTCACGATTCCATCTGACGACCTTCCCCGTGATCGAGGTGGATGAGATCATCTACCTGTGGTACGGCAAAGGCGAGCCCAGTCCGTCACCTCGACCCCTGCCCCACATTGGCAACATGGCCTACGATGAAATTCAAGTACCGTGGACAACTCACTATTCCCGAGTCATTGAAAACCAACTGGACGTGAGTCACTTACCTTTCGTCCATCACAATACCATCGGCAAAGGAAACAAAACTTTGGTGAACGGTCCGAAGTTTGTATTTGAATCCCCTAATGAGATGATTCACTCGGCAAACAACGCCGTCGATCATGGACAGCTTCCTAAATCCAACGAGGACGCCGCGATTCGATCCACCTATATGACCTTCCGCTGGCCCAACACTTGGGTGAACCATATCAGCGATAAATTAAACATCATGGCCTACTTTGTGCCTGTGGACGATGAAAATACCCTCTTGTGCCTACGCTTTTACAATCGCTTTACCGGCTTGGAAGCTCTGGACCGATTGATCGCCAAGTTCGGTTCCATAGGTAACCGTGTAGTACAAAATCAAGATCGGGTGATTGTACAAACTCAGCGGCCGAAACGCTCAGATCTGAAAATCAACGAAAATTTGGTGCAGGCCGACCGTCCCATTATTGAGTATCGAAAACGCCGAGCGGAACTTATCGCAGCCGCGGACGAGACCTCCGAGAAATCACCTCAGGCCGCCAAACCATCGGAACATGATGCATAA
- a CDS encoding nitroreductase family protein: MLKNFQDAIAQRRTHYVISKEPVLSDDEIKALVEHVVIHTPSAFNSQTARLVVLLGQEHDKFWDITMDALREVVPEDSFSATEDKINGFKAGYGTVLFYEDQDGVKALQEQFPLYAQNFPIWSKEASGMHQFNVWTSLTLAGYGASLQHYTELIDQQVKDAWDIPKSWELRGQMPFGKAGDEAGDKDVKPVEERVKIYK, from the coding sequence ATGTTAAAAAACTTTCAAGATGCTATTGCACAACGTCGCACGCATTACGTCATCAGCAAAGAACCGGTGCTCAGCGATGATGAGATTAAGGCTCTGGTTGAACATGTGGTGATTCACACGCCGTCCGCGTTCAACTCACAAACTGCACGGCTTGTTGTCCTCTTAGGTCAGGAGCATGATAAATTCTGGGACATCACTATGGACGCACTGCGTGAGGTTGTCCCTGAAGACAGTTTCAGCGCCACTGAAGATAAGATCAATGGATTCAAAGCGGGATACGGGACGGTGCTCTTCTATGAAGATCAAGATGGCGTTAAAGCACTTCAGGAACAGTTCCCGCTTTACGCACAAAACTTTCCTATCTGGTCCAAGGAAGCCAGCGGTATGCATCAGTTTAATGTGTGGACTTCCCTTACGCTGGCGGGCTACGGGGCGTCTTTGCAACACTACACGGAGCTCATTGACCAACAGGTGAAAGACGCTTGGGATATTCCGAAGAGCTGGGAGCTTCGAGGTCAAATGCCGTTCGGCAAAGCCGGTGATGAAGCGGGGGATAAAGATGTGAAGCCGGTTGAAGAACGGGTGAAAATTTATAAATAA
- a CDS encoding winged helix-turn-helix transcriptional regulator, which translates to MEEFQMCPKFEDAFELLGKRWTGLIIRTLLGGKKRFSDVAAAIPHLSARMLTERFKELEKQGVVERKVYSETPVRIEYELTEKGRDLSKVMDEIQIWAEKWIK; encoded by the coding sequence ATGGAAGAATTTCAAATGTGTCCCAAGTTTGAAGATGCTTTCGAGCTTCTTGGCAAGCGATGGACCGGATTGATTATTCGGACGCTGCTTGGCGGTAAAAAGCGTTTTTCCGATGTGGCGGCGGCCATTCCTCATTTGAGTGCCCGTATGCTGACTGAACGGTTTAAGGAGTTGGAAAAGCAGGGCGTTGTAGAGCGCAAAGTGTATTCGGAGACGCCTGTTCGCATTGAATATGAACTCACGGAAAAAGGCAGAGACCTCAGTAAGGTTATGGATGAGATTCAAATATGGGCTGAAAAGTGGATAAAATAA
- a CDS encoding dihydrofolate reductase produces the protein MFAIVNVDANWGIGTQGDMLIHLKSDLEFFKTQTMDKTVLMGRNTYESLPNKMPLPGRRNIILSRHLVEVEGFDVVHSPEEAMARYAETAPEDFVVIGGAAIYKMFLDYCDTALVTQMHRSFDRVDTYFPNLDELGHWVLADRTDTIHDPQVDYHISTYKNRQVKFWDSKLF, from the coding sequence ATGTTTGCTATTGTCAATGTCGACGCCAACTGGGGTATTGGAACTCAGGGGGATATGTTGATTCACCTGAAGAGTGACTTGGAATTTTTCAAAACACAGACGATGGATAAAACCGTCCTCATGGGTCGGAACACTTATGAGTCGTTGCCGAATAAAATGCCTCTTCCGGGGCGGCGCAATATTATTCTCAGCAGGCATCTTGTGGAGGTCGAGGGGTTTGATGTGGTACACAGTCCTGAGGAAGCCATGGCGAGGTATGCCGAGACGGCGCCGGAGGATTTTGTCGTTATCGGCGGGGCGGCCATCTATAAGATGTTTTTAGATTATTGTGACACGGCCTTGGTGACGCAGATGCATCGAAGTTTTGATCGTGTGGACACGTATTTTCCAAATCTGGATGAGCTGGGCCATTGGGTACTGGCGGATCGGACAGATACGATTCACGATCCTCAGGTGGACTATCATATCAGCACATATAAGAATCGTCAGGTCAAGTTTTGGGACAGCAAACTTTTTTAA
- a CDS encoding YbgA family protein, which produces MPSQKNERQCAETVWARHKYNVLCRSQRIYVAVRTYLKEDVVQVETVQALIDEALVLPITPGEGRNGLLHLWGYFKDRATTAQKKEFFEMLDAFTSGEGDATVLIALLKDYLERYPNRYLMQQSIFDQAESTT; this is translated from the coding sequence ATGCCATCGCAAAAGAATGAGCGACAATGCGCCGAGACTGTATGGGCGAGGCATAAATATAATGTGCTTTGCCGCTCTCAAAGGATTTATGTCGCGGTGCGTACCTATTTAAAAGAGGATGTGGTGCAGGTTGAGACGGTTCAGGCGCTCATTGATGAGGCACTGGTTCTGCCGATTACACCGGGCGAAGGGCGAAACGGCTTGTTGCACCTTTGGGGTTACTTTAAAGATCGGGCGACGACGGCGCAGAAAAAAGAATTTTTTGAGATGCTTGATGCTTTCACCTCCGGGGAGGGGGACGCTACTGTTTTGATTGCGTTGTTAAAAGACTATTTAGAGCGCTATCCAAACCGTTATTTAATGCAACAGTCGATTTTCGATCAAGCTGAAAGCACGACATGA
- a CDS encoding M20 metallopeptidase family protein, with product MYNLLSDEEARIIDFFHTMHAHPELSNEEFETTAHIKAFLSTLSHVELLPIATPTGVLAKIEGPHPGPTIGLRCDIDAIAQTEKYPCEFQSVYPGKMHACGHDFHTAALLGAAQILNRRYDELKGTAVLLFQCAEETTTGADSMIRGGLFELTHPDMFFGLHNWPLIPVGKVICKEGALMAAKTNFGITIHGRGGHGSMPHLNVDPIVCAASAIMSLQTVLSRNIDPFEPVVLSINAIEGGSFDNLVVDSVRIAATIRTLSTDAMARAKTRMEKLIHDTCAAYECTATIVYHDNIPLTFNSQPMYKLAVKAAARVVDNSDIITVEPTMASEDFAKIMANVPSFMYWFGSGTSGVENHALHDPYFHVDEQGIKTASEVLASSVFTAQETRTD from the coding sequence ATGTACAATCTATTATCCGACGAAGAAGCCCGCATCATAGATTTTTTCCACACCATGCACGCCCATCCCGAACTGTCGAATGAAGAGTTTGAAACCACTGCGCATATTAAAGCCTTTCTCAGCACCTTATCCCATGTTGAACTCCTCCCTATAGCCACCCCCACCGGCGTACTGGCCAAGATTGAAGGACCCCATCCCGGTCCGACGATCGGTCTGCGGTGCGATATTGATGCCATTGCCCAAACCGAAAAATACCCTTGTGAGTTTCAGTCCGTCTACCCAGGAAAAATGCACGCCTGCGGCCACGATTTTCACACCGCCGCCCTGCTCGGTGCGGCACAAATTTTAAATCGCCGCTACGATGAGCTGAAGGGGACAGCCGTACTTCTTTTTCAATGCGCCGAAGAGACGACAACCGGTGCCGACTCTATGATCCGAGGCGGCCTGTTCGAACTGACCCATCCCGATATGTTTTTCGGTCTGCACAACTGGCCCTTGATTCCCGTCGGGAAAGTGATTTGCAAAGAAGGCGCGCTGATGGCGGCGAAAACCAACTTTGGCATCACCATTCACGGTCGCGGCGGCCACGGCTCCATGCCCCACTTAAACGTGGATCCCATCGTCTGCGCAGCATCCGCTATTATGTCGCTGCAAACCGTGTTAAGTCGAAACATCGATCCCTTTGAACCAGTCGTCTTGTCCATCAACGCCATTGAAGGCGGCAGCTTCGATAATTTAGTGGTCGATAGCGTACGCATAGCGGCCACCATTCGTACGCTGAGCACCGACGCCATGGCGCGCGCCAAAACTCGAATGGAAAAATTGATCCACGATACCTGCGCCGCCTACGAATGCACTGCCACCATCGTCTACCATGATAATATCCCCCTGACCTTTAACAGCCAACCAATGTACAAGCTGGCGGTGAAAGCTGCTGCACGCGTCGTCGACAATAGCGACATTATCACCGTCGAACCCACCATGGCCAGCGAAGACTTCGCTAAAATCATGGCAAACGTCCCATCCTTTATGTATTGGTTCGGCAGCGGCACCTCAGGCGTAGAAAACCACGCCCTCCACGACCCTTACTTTCACGTCGACGAGCAAGGCATAAAAACAGCCTCCGAGGTTCTTGCCAGTTCTGTATTTACCGCTCAGGAAACACGGACTGATTAA
- a CDS encoding DeoR/GlpR family DNA-binding transcription regulator, whose protein sequence is MLKIQRHSEILKYLESHSVLKINDIAAVLGCSEETVRKDLIELEHRDELTRTRGGAYLKNAFEKGIGNDIKQNLLVDEKKYIAGLAFKHILAKKIIVLDSSTTCVELAKYIVTKDIYVSIITNSLSIATICSASDKINLILIGGNYNKKTHSFYGYSALEQLKLYGADLCFLSFTSIHQVRGLGDNSLDGFYFRKACLDIAKTKILVMDHTKFNDDTAIVYGPIGKLDIVITDKKLNGEWLEFFNLADVAVEY, encoded by the coding sequence ATGCTAAAAATTCAACGGCACAGTGAGATTCTAAAATATTTGGAATCTCACAGCGTGTTAAAAATTAATGACATTGCTGCGGTGTTGGGGTGTAGTGAAGAGACCGTTCGAAAGGATTTAATCGAGCTGGAGCATCGGGATGAATTGACCCGAACTCGCGGCGGTGCGTATTTAAAAAATGCTTTCGAAAAAGGCATCGGCAATGATATCAAACAAAATCTTCTCGTCGATGAAAAAAAGTATATAGCCGGTTTGGCATTTAAGCACATTCTGGCAAAAAAGATTATCGTGCTGGATTCCAGCACCACATGCGTGGAACTGGCAAAATATATTGTCACCAAAGACATCTACGTGAGTATCATTACGAACTCGCTGTCCATTGCCACCATTTGTTCAGCGAGCGACAAAATCAACTTGATCCTCATCGGTGGCAACTACAATAAAAAGACCCATTCTTTTTATGGGTATAGTGCATTGGAACAGTTGAAGTTATACGGCGCTGATTTATGTTTTCTCAGCTTCACGTCGATACACCAAGTTCGCGGGTTGGGGGACAACAGTCTGGACGGTTTTTATTTTCGAAAAGCCTGTTTGGACATTGCTAAAACCAAAATTTTAGTGATGGATCATACGAAATTTAATGATGATACAGCGATTGTCTATGGACCTATAGGCAAGTTGGATATTGTCATTACGGACAAAAAATTGAACGGCGAATGGCTCGAATTTTTTAACCTCGCCGATGTGGCAGTAGAATATTGA
- a CDS encoding class II aldolase/adducin family protein translates to MNYRKALVDAGRRMYETKLVAGTSGNISIKENDNSFYITPSGRDYMSITEADIVRIDREGKPFDSAQVPSSEWRMHLEVYKTYPHYRAIIHTHSTFATVFSIVREDIPLISIEMKPFIGGELRVAPFAEAGSLALAQKILPYLATTNSCLLANHGAISCGVDLDSAFTAAEYVEDLSKLYYYARTVGHVHVIGESC, encoded by the coding sequence ATGAACTACAGAAAAGCATTGGTAGATGCGGGACGTCGTATGTATGAGACGAAACTCGTGGCCGGTACTAGTGGTAACATCAGTATTAAAGAAAATGACAACAGCTTTTATATTACGCCTAGCGGCAGAGATTATATGAGTATCACGGAAGCGGATATTGTGCGCATTGATAGAGAAGGAAAGCCTTTTGACTCGGCCCAGGTGCCGTCTTCGGAATGGCGGATGCACCTGGAAGTATATAAGACCTATCCGCATTACCGCGCCATCATTCACACCCATTCCACTTTTGCCACAGTATTTTCTATTGTTAGAGAGGATATTCCGCTCATTTCCATTGAAATGAAACCTTTTATTGGTGGAGAACTTAGAGTGGCACCCTTTGCCGAAGCCGGTTCCTTAGCATTGGCACAGAAGATCTTACCCTACTTAGCGACGACCAACTCCTGTCTTTTAGCCAATCATGGTGCGATTAGTTGCGGCGTGGATCTGGACAGTGCATTTACGGCGGCGGAATATGTGGAAGATTTGTCCAAGCTTTACTACTATGCACGTACTGTAGGCCACGTCCACGTTATAGGTGAATCATGCTAA
- a CDS encoding APC family permease yields MKRTKITLLDLVGIGIGQIIGSGVMILTGLAVGKTGHGVPLAFIVAGIIVAITNLCLATLGSAIPANGGMYTYVRDLIGKKTGFFYVALLAAGQLVLANYAIGFAEYLKELVPAINVTLVAAVMMTLVFIINLTGIKSAVRFQNLLVVILILSIALFIVLGLPKVGDFSPYFDMATIMPNGFSEFVAAIFLVRFSLVGAEYINEFGSDAENPGKNIPLAMIISTVVVSVVYLGVGFVATGVLPIEEVAFQTLGNVAHTIFSKPIYFFFMIGGAMFAVASSLNAVFAWAPKGLAVAVDDGWLPQFLAQENKTFGTPHYLLTIFYVIGMIPILTGGTLEIIAVLGNNIGLIFAALPIIAVMFLPSKNPEAYANAYFKLPRWAMSVLPIFCLIIFAGGFYSNVEFIGAFGMKVLFGYCVLVAVYAKVKEPHLNPTKGVER; encoded by the coding sequence ATGAAAAGAACAAAAATTACATTATTGGATTTGGTGGGCATCGGTATTGGTCAAATCATTGGCTCCGGCGTGATGATTCTCACGGGTCTTGCCGTCGGAAAAACCGGTCACGGCGTACCTTTGGCTTTTATTGTGGCGGGTATTATCGTCGCCATCACCAACCTTTGCTTAGCCACACTCGGATCCGCCATACCGGCCAACGGCGGTATGTATACTTATGTCAGAGATTTAATCGGAAAGAAAACCGGCTTTTTCTATGTGGCACTTTTGGCGGCAGGTCAATTGGTTTTAGCCAACTATGCGATAGGCTTTGCAGAATATTTGAAAGAACTGGTCCCTGCCATCAACGTGACACTGGTGGCCGCTGTAATGATGACCCTCGTCTTTATTATCAATCTCACAGGTATAAAGAGTGCCGTGCGCTTTCAAAATCTACTAGTGGTCATACTGATCCTTTCCATTGCTCTGTTTATTGTGCTGGGACTGCCTAAAGTCGGGGATTTTTCACCTTACTTTGATATGGCAACGATCATGCCCAACGGTTTTTCTGAATTTGTAGCGGCGATTTTTTTAGTGAGATTCTCTCTTGTCGGCGCGGAATACATCAATGAATTCGGCAGCGATGCTGAAAATCCCGGAAAAAATATTCCTCTTGCCATGATTATTTCTACCGTCGTGGTATCTGTGGTCTATCTTGGCGTCGGTTTTGTCGCAACCGGTGTACTCCCCATTGAAGAAGTGGCCTTTCAAACCCTCGGCAATGTAGCTCACACCATTTTCTCAAAACCAATTTACTTCTTCTTTATGATCGGCGGCGCCATGTTTGCCGTAGCATCATCACTCAATGCAGTTTTTGCATGGGCACCGAAGGGCTTAGCTGTTGCCGTAGACGATGGATGGCTGCCACAATTTCTCGCCCAAGAGAACAAAACCTTCGGTACGCCTCACTATCTGCTCACGATCTTCTATGTCATCGGCATGATACCTATTCTCACCGGCGGCACACTCGAAATTATCGCCGTCTTAGGCAACAACATCGGTCTCATCTTTGCCGCACTGCCTATTATTGCCGTCATGTTCCTGCCGTCAAAAAATCCCGAAGCCTATGCCAATGCCTATTTTAAACTGCCTCGATGGGCCATGTCGGTGCTTCCTATTTTCTGCCTGATCATCTTTGCCGGAGGATTTTATTCCAACGTTGAGTTCATCGGCGCATTCGGTATGAAGGTGCTCTTTGGCTACTGTGTCTTAGTGGCTGTGTATGCTAAAGTTAAAGAGCCGCATCTCAACCCTACGAAAGGAGTAGA